Proteins encoded together in one Triticum dicoccoides isolate Atlit2015 ecotype Zavitan chromosome 7B, WEW_v2.0, whole genome shotgun sequence window:
- the LOC119336301 gene encoding uncharacterized protein LOC119336301, which produces MPLLLWLFLLGLSIWLTPVLALPPNPQRSCKFQVTTLAAVSCSESPISPTASCCEALIYAIDSSPDSELDRGICCLCEYILAQTLPFDLAYTYRACRGKDASEVEAFFSSPPVPFTCKVPCYHDDNKPSPPAKEANKGTKLSSPAIAGIVIGGLVLIGFVGAWVYYKFFSPSAKARGSPNPSDDSSRGIELPPQSARFSSARNSTSNLLET; this is translated from the exons ATGCCGCTGCTGTTATGGCTTTTTCTGCTCGGGTTATCAATTTGGTTAACTCCTGTGCTTGCCTTGCCTCCGAATCCGCAACGTTCGTGCAAGTTCCAAGTAACAACCCTTGCAGCTGTATCGTGTAGCGAGTCTCCTATCTCCCCAACAGCTTCATGCTGCGAGGCTCTGATATACGCGATAGATAGCAGTCCCGATTCTGAGTTGGATAGAGGCATATGTTGTCTGTGTGAATACATTCTCGCACAGACTCTTCCTTTCGATCTTGCCTACACATACCGTGCGTGCCGGGGAAAAGACGCGTCCGAAGTTGaggcattcttttcttctccgccgGTACCATTTACTTGCAAGG TACCGTGTTACCACGATGATAACAAGCCTTCACCTCCTGCCAAGGAAGCTAACAAAGGGACAAAGCTAAGCTCGCCGGCCATCGCTGGCATAGTAATTGGAGGGTTAGTGTTAATTGGGTTTGTAGGAGCTTGGGTCTACTACAAGTTTTTTAGCCCATCTGCCAAGGCTAGGGGATCGCCTAACCCCAGCGACGACTCGTCTCGAG GTATAGAGTTGCCGCCACAATCAGCACGCTTCTCATCGGCGCGGAACTCTACTTCAAATCTACTTGAGACATGA